In Oncorhynchus clarkii lewisi isolate Uvic-CL-2024 chromosome 24, UVic_Ocla_1.0, whole genome shotgun sequence, one DNA window encodes the following:
- the LOC139383171 gene encoding SUMO-activating enzyme subunit 1-like isoform X1, producing the protein MIDMIEKEDYIISEEEAAQYDRQIRLWGLDAQKRLRGSRVLLVGLRGLGAEVAKNLILAGVKGLTMLDHELVTEESCRAQFLIPVNNQGQNRAQASLERAQYLNPMVEVKADTDRVETKPDKFFLQFEAVCLTGCSRDLMVRVDQLCFEHNIKVFCGDVFGYHGYMFSDLGLEHNYVEEKPKVVKPKTEESNDGPEAKKTKIDPNETTMIKKTACFCSLKLALEVDWTNEKAKSSLKHTPVDYFLLHVLLKFRTDKGRDPHPESFEADAMLLRQIRDDVLEAMGLSSDLLPHDFVSYCFSEMAPVCAVVGGVLGQEVVKALSQRDAPHKNFFFFDGMKGSGVVDYFGPK; encoded by the exons ATGATAGACATGATTGAGAAGGAGGATTATATCATTAGCGAGGAAGAAGCTGCTCAGTATGACCGTCAGATCCGACTATGGGGCCTGGATGCACAAAAAAG ACTGCGGGGGTCTCGTGTGCTCCTGGTGGGGCTCAGGGGCCTGGGGGCTGAGGTGGCCAAAAATCTCATCCTGGCTGGAGTGAAGGGGCTGACCATGCTGGACCACGAACTG GTGACGGAGGAGTCATGCCGAGCCCAGTTCCTGATTCCAGTGAACAATCAGGGCCAGAATCGAGCCCAGGCCTCCCTGGAGCGTGCCCAGTACCTCAACCCCATGGTAGAGGTgaaggcagacacagacagggtgGAGACCAAACCAGACAAATTCTTCCTACAATTTGAGGCA GTGTGTCTGACCGGCTGCTCCAGAGATCTGATGGTACGCGTGGACCAACTCTGTTTCGAGCACAACATCAAGGTCTTCTGTGGCGACGTCTTCGGTTACCACGGATACATGTTCTCCGACCTTGGCCTGGAGCACAACTATGTTGa GGAGAAGCCCAAAGTAGTCAAGCCCAAAACAGAGGAGTCCAATGATGGACCCGAGGCCAAAAAAACAAAGATTGACCCAAATGAGACCACCATGATCAAAAAG ACGGCCTGCTTCTGCTCCTTGAAACTGGCTCTGGAAGTGGATTGGACCAATGAGAAGGCCAAGAGCAGCCTGAAGCACACCCCCGTGGACTACTTCCTGCTACACG TACTGCTGAAGTTCCGTACAGACAAAGGTCGCGACCCCCACCCAGAAAGCTTTGAGGCAGATGCCATGCTCCTGAGACAGATCCGGGATGATGTCCTGGAGGCCATGGGACTGAGTAGCGACCTGCTACCTCACGACTTCGTCAG CTACTGCTTCTCTGAGATGGCCCCTGTGTGTGCTGTGGTGGGAGGAGTGCTGGGACAGGAGGTTGTCAAG